One stretch of Candidatus Bathyarchaeia archaeon DNA includes these proteins:
- a CDS encoding ParB N-terminal domain-containing protein, with translation MSIVIPAAETIKLSELKTDGQNPNKMSKEQLERLKGSIKKWGFIVPIITNRDLLIADGEQRYTAAKALGMTEVSVIRLPVEDVDRRLLRQVLNKLKGKHEKELDQLEYERIIQAGREEDLKYLLMLSDDKLESLLGEDEKSVSFDESFEIVVECEDEQHQEAVFNKLTSEGYKCRVLTL, from the coding sequence CCGACGGGCAAAACCCCAACAAGATGAGCAAAGAGCAGCTGGAGCGCCTGAAGGGTTCTATCAAAAAGTGGGGTTTCATTGTCCCAATCATCACTAACAGAGACCTCTTGATTGCAGACGGCGAACAAAGGTATACTGCTGCAAAAGCCCTTGGAATGACTGAGGTTTCAGTTATTCGCCTGCCAGTAGAAGACGTGGACCGCCGACTGCTAAGACAGGTCCTCAACAAGCTAAAGGGCAAACATGAAAAAGAGCTCGACCAACTCGAATACGAACGTATAATTCAAGCAGGAAGGGAAGAGGACCTCAAATACCTGCTCATGCTCTCGGATGACAAGCTTGAGAGCCTTCTGGGCGAGGATGAAAAAAGCGTTTCCTTCGATGAGTCATTTGAGATTGTGGTTGAATGTGAAGACGAGCAGCATCAGGAAGCCGTCTTTAACAAACTGACAAGTGAGGGCTACAAATGCCGAGTTTTGACTTTATGA